A segment of the Mercurialis annua linkage group LG4, ddMerAnnu1.2, whole genome shotgun sequence genome:
TCAAGGTGTGGGAAAGAGCAGTCTCCTTGTCAGTTTCGTTTCTGGCGCTGTCACCGATCTTCCTAGCACAATCGGTACTAAACGTTTACCATATCGCATCTTCTTGAAAATATGTTAATTATGGAAATTTCCTAGAATTCCATGTTTTCAGAATTTCGTTCCATTTTTAGAAACTTTCTTAACTTCCGAAACTCAATATGCATAACCTATTGttgcaaaaaaaattgttcGCTTTTTTAGTTCCCATAGGCCGTCCTTTCTCCTTTTCTTTCGCGAATCCTTTTGCATAGTCGATAATCCCGCTCAAGCCAAAGCTGAAACACCAACTAGGAGAAGAGCATCTATAGCACCCCTTTATTCGTTTCGCCATTTTGTAATTCAGTTTCCATGCtatatctttttatttaaatttaaggtTAGAATTTCTGATTAATTAGTTCTTTGATTGTATGTTGTTTTTATGAAGGCACCGATATTAAGATAAAGCAGATAACAGTGGGTGGGAAGAGACTGAAACTTACATTTTGGGACACTGGTAAGTGTATTAGGCCatacatataattattttacactaaactataattgattttaaagaTGAGTATGGTTATTGCAGCTGGACAAGAAAGGTTCAGAACATTAACAAGCTCTTACTATAGAGATGCTCATGGGATCATTCTTGGTATGCTATATATAATACAAATTTATGTTAATTGGtcctttaaaatttcaatttggcTCGATTCAATTCGGGTTGAACCCAATGCGCACTCTTATCTAATAGAGCTTGCGGAAAGTTTAAAATAAGTGAAACCAGAAGGTATAATGTATGTACTTCTGCAATTGATAGTTGATCGTTTATAGCTAATTTTGATTACTACTTAAGTCTTAATTTGCTTGGTCATGGCAGTTTATGATGTGACACGAAAACAATCATTTACGAACTTAGCAAACTTATGGATAAAAGAAGTTGATCTCTACTCTACAAACATTGGCTGTATCAAGATGCTCGTTGGAAATAAAGTTGATAAAGTAAGTTCTTAATTCCATACAAGTGTGTTCAAGTTTTTGGTTTCTTTCCaaagtataaattttttgcatAGTTTATAGCTTATtcttcattaaatttataaggGATAATTACCAGTTAGGACAAAAATACTATTTTTCTCATgcacttttaaaaaattcataatttcacTTAACATTTTAATTCAAGTAACTAAAATTCCCTTAATACGAAGATTTTCTAAAGTTTCAACCTACATCAGGAGTGATAAACTGCTATTAATTATCTCAATTAAAATGATGAATTCAGGAGTCGGAAAGGGCAGTGAGCAGAGAAGAGGGAATGGATCTGGCGAAACAGCTCGGATTTCTGTTTGTTGAATCTAGTGCTAAAACTAGAGAAAATGTGGAGAAATGCTTTGATGATTTAGCACTGAAGGTAAGTCTaatactttcttttctttttgtttccaAATTCAGGATGAAAGAATTACAAGAGAAGGGATTCTGATATTcaataatttgttttgtaagataCTGGAGGAATCTGAGAAGAAACGACAGGAGGAACTGAAGCAGAAACATTCTGAATCAGAACCCAAATCAGAAAACATTAAGCTTCCTGGGAAATCTAAGGAGACTCCACAACCTTACACAGGACCACCAAGTGGGGGTGGCGCTTGCTGCAATACTTAGTCCTTATATAAGTGCACCGCAGAGAATTTCTTATCTGCGGGTCTATAATTTATTATGGTCTGAAGATGTTAGAAAATGATAAATAAGaacgaaataaataaataaattcttaacATCTCATTGGTTTGGatccataaaaaaaatggatcCCGTCTAGGCAAGAATGTCTCGTGTACCATAACTAAATTGGCTTAGCAACTGCCtttgcctttttttttttgttgttttcttttgattttctgcAACGCTTTTAAGATAAGCATATAACATAACTAAAATCAGATATCATAGCAACAAAAAGTTAGGTTCTAATATGAAATTCTATTTTTACCAGACACAAGAAAAAATCTAATAATGTTTGCAGAAATATACTGGAAGCAAAAACACAGCATCATCAGAGCT
Coding sequences within it:
- the LOC126677459 gene encoding ras-related protein RABC2a-like is translated as MSDYDHPFKIVLIGDQGVGKSSLLVSFVSGAVTDLPSTIGTDIKIKQITVGGKRLKLTFWDTAGQERFRTLTSSYYRDAHGIILVYDVTRKQSFTNLANLWIKEVDLYSTNIGCIKMLVGNKVDKESERAVSREEGMDLAKQLGFLFVESSAKTRENVEKCFDDLALKILEESEKKRQEELKQKHSESEPKSENIKLPGKSKETPQPYTGPPSGGGACCNT